The proteins below come from a single Benincasa hispida cultivar B227 chromosome 4, ASM972705v1, whole genome shotgun sequence genomic window:
- the LOC120076480 gene encoding protein EXPRESSION OF TERPENOIDS 1-like produces MAGFFYLGGREGPPNKQEEEEEREQNLFLYRNDQEIYNKGFEIWPQQYNNNNHHQQQQQPNPSLTNHLSFGVGPSRRSFMINDPSDEPSRSAFTLMRPAAAAFAAASAATAGGMNCQDCGNQAKKDCAYLRCRTCCKSRGFQCQTHVKSTWVPAAKRRERQQQIAALQQQQQQEQFRGGENSKRQRETQTAAAVTAATATASACPRLPSITSGKN; encoded by the coding sequence ATGGCTGGGTTCTTCTATCTAGGAGGGAGAGAAGGCCCACCAaacaaacaagaagaagaagaagaaagagaacaaaacttgtttttgtacaGAAATGATCAAGAGATCTACAACAAGGGTTTTGAGATATGGCCTCAACAATACAACAACAACAATCATCATCAACAACAGCAACAACCAAATCCCTCTCTTACAAACCACTTGTCTTTTGGTGTTGGTCCAAGTCGCCGGAGCTTCATGATCAACGACCCTTCCGATGAGCCTTCCAGATCAGCTTTTACCCTCATGCGCCCTGCCGCTGCCGCCTTCGCTGCTGCCTCTGCCGCTACTGCTGGCGGCATGAATTGTCAAGACTGCGGCAACCAAGCCAAGAAGGATTGTGCTTATTTGAGGTGTAGAACTTGCTGTAAGAGCCGAGGGTTTCAGTGCCAGACTCACGTGAAAAGCACGTGGGTTCCGGCTGCGAAACGCCGTGAGAGACAACAGCAAATTGCTGCCTTACAACAACAGCAACAACAAGAACAGTTTCGTGGTGGTGAGAATTCCAAAAGACAAAGAGAAACACAAACTGCCGCCGCTGTAACCGCTGCCACCGCTACCGCCTCCGCTTGCCCTCGTTTGCCCTCCATCACGTCaggtaaaaattga